A part of Halobacillus shinanisalinarum genomic DNA contains:
- a CDS encoding adenine phosphoribosyltransferase yields the protein MDYKEHIAIVQDWPRKGITFKDITPLMDNGKAFKSAVDEIVDYSKDKEIDLVVGPEARGFIVGCPVSYALEIGFAPVRKEGKLPRDTIKVDYGLEYGKDVLTIHKDAIKPGQRVLIVDDLLATGGTIEATIALVEELGGVVAGCAFLVELTYLDGRKKLDGYDVLTLMQY from the coding sequence ATGGATTATAAAGAACATATCGCTATCGTACAAGATTGGCCAAGAAAAGGAATAACATTTAAAGATATTACTCCATTAATGGATAATGGAAAAGCCTTCAAGTCTGCAGTAGACGAAATTGTCGACTACTCTAAAGATAAAGAGATTGATCTAGTCGTAGGGCCGGAAGCACGCGGATTTATCGTAGGCTGTCCTGTTTCTTATGCGCTTGAAATTGGTTTTGCGCCAGTACGAAAAGAAGGCAAATTGCCTCGTGACACCATTAAAGTAGATTATGGACTTGAATATGGAAAAGATGTTCTTACTATTCATAAAGATGCCATCAAGCCGGGTCAACGTGTACTTATTGTAGATGATTTGCTCGCAACAGGGGGAACGATTGAAGCCACCATTGCACTAGTAGAAGAGCTCGGAGGGGTCGTCGCCGGCTGTGCCTTTCTTGTTGAATTGACATATTTAGATGGAAGAAAAAAGCTTGATGGCTACGATGTGTTGACATTAATGCAATATTAA
- the recJ gene encoding single-stranded-DNA-specific exonuclease RecJ, giving the protein MLQSKMKWNFTYIQEDQTSEAFPVKGMSDVTKRLLEKRNLTDPDAIDRFLHPSLDDIHDPFLMDDMEQAIERVRSAIDNDEKILVFGDYDADGVSSTTVLIEALSEAGAQSDYYIPNRFTEGYGPNEAAFRQASVDGYSVIITVDTGIAAIHEANIAKELGIDLIITDHHEVQETLPQAYAIIHPKTSEAYPFKELAGVGVAFKFATALLGRFPEHLLDMVAIGTIADLVPLHDENRVLVSYGLKAISRSNRKGIQALRSVAGLDGAIDEEAIGFTIGPRVNAVGRLQDASPAVELFLTEDRAEADRLASLINQLNQERQKIVADTAKEAEEMLKSGEQELSNVIVVAKEGWNPGVLGIVASKLVRTFDRPAIVLAIDSETQQAKGSARSIDAFDLFANCMEVRDRFIHFGGHAQAAGMTLDVNEIDNLRQQLSDLAEQKLSPEDYQQVLDVEMSVGIEDVSLQQIEEINKLRPFGMGNPKPLFHVKQTPKELRRIGSRKNHLKITFQKQSAKLDGIAFGMGDSYPHISPHAELEVIGELSVNEWNGKKNVQIMIKDMQVSSWQLFDLRGSKHIEKQMSLSDQETYAAVSFRDTTEIPFQLPVYAPSELAGLNEVDGLLLVDLPKQLSDLSNLLNEVRPGKLYACYQVNEGAFLKTWPTRDHFKWFYGMLVKRKKFDLNQDREKLAARKGWDRSMVDFISQVFFELDFVKIEDGLITINSTPSHRDLTDSILYQERKSQLYVEQSLYYSTYKELKSWLDTQRNSLKEEVVNGL; this is encoded by the coding sequence ATGTTACAAAGTAAAATGAAATGGAATTTTACATATATACAAGAAGATCAAACATCTGAGGCATTCCCTGTCAAAGGGATGTCAGATGTAACGAAAAGACTATTAGAAAAAAGGAATCTTACGGATCCTGATGCGATCGATCGATTTCTTCATCCATCTTTAGATGATATACATGATCCGTTTTTAATGGATGATATGGAACAGGCTATCGAACGAGTTCGGTCAGCCATTGATAATGATGAAAAGATTCTGGTATTCGGAGATTACGATGCTGATGGTGTTAGCTCCACAACAGTTTTGATCGAAGCGTTGTCGGAAGCTGGTGCCCAGTCTGATTACTACATACCAAATCGTTTTACAGAAGGGTACGGGCCTAATGAAGCTGCTTTTAGGCAAGCTTCTGTGGATGGATATTCCGTCATTATTACGGTAGATACAGGGATAGCAGCTATTCATGAGGCAAATATTGCAAAGGAGCTTGGAATTGATCTGATAATTACAGATCACCATGAAGTACAAGAGACTCTTCCACAGGCCTATGCAATTATTCATCCGAAAACGTCTGAAGCCTACCCGTTTAAGGAGCTTGCTGGAGTAGGCGTGGCTTTTAAATTTGCTACAGCTTTATTAGGTCGCTTCCCTGAACATTTATTAGATATGGTCGCCATAGGAACGATAGCAGATCTCGTTCCTTTACATGATGAAAATCGCGTGCTCGTCTCTTACGGTTTGAAGGCAATATCACGTTCCAATCGAAAAGGTATACAAGCCTTAAGAAGTGTGGCGGGATTAGATGGAGCCATTGATGAAGAGGCGATTGGCTTTACTATCGGACCAAGAGTCAATGCTGTTGGACGTCTGCAAGATGCAAGTCCAGCTGTGGAACTGTTTTTAACGGAGGACCGTGCTGAAGCAGATCGCCTGGCTTCACTTATTAATCAGCTTAACCAAGAACGGCAAAAAATTGTTGCTGATACAGCAAAAGAAGCCGAAGAAATGTTGAAGAGTGGGGAGCAGGAGCTGAGCAATGTCATCGTAGTAGCTAAAGAGGGATGGAATCCAGGAGTTCTCGGTATTGTCGCCTCAAAATTAGTTCGAACATTTGACCGCCCCGCCATTGTTCTAGCGATTGACTCCGAAACACAGCAAGCAAAAGGTTCGGCTCGCAGTATTGATGCCTTTGACCTGTTTGCCAATTGTATGGAAGTGAGAGATCGTTTCATTCATTTTGGGGGACATGCCCAGGCAGCAGGCATGACACTTGATGTGAACGAGATTGATAACTTAAGACAACAATTGAGTGACCTAGCTGAGCAGAAGCTTTCGCCGGAAGATTATCAGCAAGTTCTAGATGTTGAGATGTCTGTAGGAATAGAGGACGTATCCCTACAGCAAATAGAAGAAATCAATAAACTGCGGCCGTTTGGGATGGGAAATCCTAAGCCATTGTTTCATGTTAAGCAAACACCTAAAGAACTTAGACGAATTGGAAGCCGTAAAAACCATTTGAAGATTACCTTTCAAAAGCAGTCCGCTAAACTGGATGGGATTGCTTTTGGCATGGGGGACTCGTATCCACACATATCGCCACATGCAGAGCTTGAGGTAATAGGGGAACTTAGTGTTAACGAATGGAACGGCAAAAAAAATGTGCAAATTATGATCAAGGATATGCAGGTATCTTCATGGCAGCTATTTGACCTAAGGGGGTCGAAGCACATTGAGAAACAAATGAGTCTTTCAGATCAGGAAACGTATGCAGCTGTTAGTTTTCGGGACACGACTGAGATTCCTTTTCAGCTTCCCGTCTATGCTCCCTCAGAATTAGCTGGACTGAACGAAGTGGATGGACTCTTGCTTGTAGATTTACCGAAGCAACTGTCTGATTTATCTAACTTATTGAACGAGGTAAGGCCGGGGAAATTATATGCCTGTTATCAAGTAAACGAAGGTGCTTTTCTGAAAACGTGGCCTACACGCGACCACTTTAAATGGTTTTATGGTATGCTAGTAAAGCGTAAAAAGTTTGATCTTAACCAAGATCGAGAAAAACTGGCAGCCAGAAAAGGCTGGGATCGGTCAATGGTTGATTTTATTTCACAGGTGTTTTTTGAACTAGATTTTGTTAAAATAGAAGACGGTCTTATTACGATTAATTCAACTCCTTCACATAGAGATTTGACAGATTCAATTCTTTATCAAGAAAGAAAAAGTCAATTATATGTCGAGCAATCTTTATATTATTCGACTTATAAAGAGTTGAAGAGTTGGCTTGATACACAGAGGAACAGCCTCAAGGAGGAAGTAGTAAATGGATTATAA
- a CDS encoding LapA family protein, with product MKGQTYIILALIFALLIAVFAVINVDPVQVNYLFGTGEAPLILVIIVSVLMGVLITASVGAVRFFRLQRENRSLTNQLEKKNSEHATPNEFSAAQETTEKADDASQAKDTNTDVK from the coding sequence ATGAAAGGACAAACGTATATTATTCTTGCACTCATATTTGCATTACTAATTGCGGTGTTCGCCGTTATTAACGTGGACCCTGTCCAGGTCAATTATCTATTTGGTACAGGGGAGGCGCCTTTAATTTTGGTTATTATCGTGTCTGTGCTTATGGGAGTACTTATTACTGCTTCAGTAGGTGCTGTACGCTTCTTCAGATTACAACGCGAAAATCGCTCATTAACAAATCAGCTTGAGAAAAAAAACAGTGAGCATGCTACCCCTAACGAGTTTTCGGCCGCTCAAGAGACGACCGAGAAGGCTGACGATGCAAGCCAGGCTAAAGACACGAATACAGATGTGAAATAA
- the secDF gene encoding protein translocase subunit SecDF, whose translation MVKRGRIVAFFLVVIIVAATIGTTITGVTKDINLGLDLQGGFEILYDVEPLNEDQELNQTAMEATVESLTQRVNALGISEANISIEDETKIRVQLAGVENQEEARDLLSTTAELSFRGVEGNEYMDGADLVEGSAQQTYDQNNNPVVSLEVEDASQFYEVSKEIVNKEPDPSTPYPEDLLVIWLDYDEETSFAEEYGTEDPKYLSAPAFPDGPVRSNTVQISGDFTVESAKQLADLINAGSLPVELTETYSTSVGAQFGEQAMNKTVYAGLIGVALIFLYMIAYYRFPGVIAVVTLSAYIYLVLLVFGLLQGVLTLPGIAAIILGVGMAVDANIITYERIQEELKSGKSVMSAFKAGNKRSLTTILDANITTLIAAAVLFTFGTSSVKGFATMLIISILVSFVTAVYGTRLFMGLWVKSRFLNKRPRWFGVKPEDIHSIEEGEEVEATFFKRKINLVGARKRFFTLSILLLVAGAIVLGVFRLNLGIDFTSGSRVSILANDNVEAEQIEETFESEFGLNPKQVVISGDNGEIAVARLEDELSKAQVAEVQNYFEEEYGNTPNISTVSPIVGQQLAKNAALAVLYASIGIIIYVAIRFELFFAITAIIALLHDAFFMIVLFGVTQLEFDVTIIAAILTIVGYSVNDTIVTFDRIRENVRLKKKVKSFKELAKIVNDSLLQTMARSLNTVLTVVFAALMLLIFGASSITNFAFALVIGLIAGTYSSLFLAAQLWLVWRGKSIKEKPIDFSKKKNTGGPQV comes from the coding sequence ATGGTGAAAAGGGGTCGGATTGTTGCCTTTTTTCTAGTAGTTATCATAGTAGCTGCTACAATTGGCACAACCATAACTGGTGTGACAAAAGATATTAACTTAGGATTGGATTTACAGGGCGGCTTTGAAATTTTGTATGATGTAGAGCCACTGAATGAAGACCAGGAATTAAACCAAACAGCTATGGAGGCGACTGTAGAGTCATTAACTCAACGCGTCAACGCACTAGGAATTAGTGAAGCGAATATATCTATTGAAGATGAAACGAAAATTCGTGTGCAATTAGCTGGGGTAGAGAATCAGGAAGAAGCGAGAGATCTTCTCTCCACGACAGCGGAATTATCATTTAGAGGGGTAGAAGGAAATGAATATATGGATGGGGCTGACTTAGTTGAAGGCAGTGCCCAGCAAACTTATGATCAAAATAATAACCCTGTCGTTTCTTTAGAAGTGGAAGATGCCTCGCAATTTTATGAAGTATCTAAAGAGATCGTAAATAAGGAACCAGATCCAAGTACACCTTATCCTGAAGATTTGTTAGTTATCTGGTTGGATTATGATGAAGAAACATCGTTTGCGGAAGAATATGGTACAGAAGATCCAAAATATCTCTCTGCACCAGCCTTTCCTGATGGGCCGGTTAGAAGTAACACCGTACAAATTTCAGGTGACTTCACAGTAGAATCAGCCAAGCAGTTAGCAGATCTTATCAATGCCGGCTCTCTACCTGTTGAGTTAACTGAAACCTATTCTACATCCGTCGGTGCCCAATTTGGGGAGCAGGCTATGAATAAAACGGTCTATGCCGGGCTTATTGGGGTTGCTTTGATCTTTCTTTATATGATCGCTTATTATCGCTTCCCGGGTGTTATAGCTGTTGTTACACTGTCCGCCTATATTTACTTAGTCTTGCTTGTGTTTGGGTTGCTGCAAGGTGTGCTCACACTGCCAGGAATAGCAGCAATCATATTAGGGGTAGGGATGGCTGTGGATGCCAATATCATTACCTACGAGCGAATACAAGAGGAACTTAAATCCGGTAAGTCTGTTATGTCAGCGTTCAAGGCTGGAAACAAACGGTCGCTGACAACGATTTTGGATGCGAATATAACCACATTAATTGCGGCTGCCGTACTCTTCACTTTCGGTACAAGCTCTGTAAAAGGGTTTGCGACAATGTTGATCATCAGTATTTTAGTCAGCTTTGTCACAGCCGTTTATGGAACCCGTTTGTTTATGGGCTTATGGGTGAAAAGCCGTTTTCTAAATAAACGCCCAAGATGGTTTGGAGTGAAACCTGAAGACATTCATTCTATTGAAGAGGGTGAGGAAGTAGAAGCTACTTTCTTCAAACGTAAAATTAATTTAGTTGGAGCGCGTAAACGTTTCTTTACATTATCTATTCTATTACTTGTAGCCGGTGCGATCGTTCTAGGAGTATTTAGACTTAACTTAGGAATCGACTTTACAAGCGGATCACGTGTTTCCATTTTGGCAAATGACAATGTTGAAGCAGAACAGATCGAAGAAACGTTTGAAAGTGAGTTTGGGCTAAATCCTAAGCAAGTTGTGATTTCCGGTGATAACGGTGAAATTGCGGTTGCGCGTTTGGAGGATGAACTTAGTAAAGCACAAGTAGCTGAAGTGCAAAACTATTTTGAAGAAGAATATGGGAATACGCCTAATATAAGTACAGTATCGCCTATTGTAGGGCAACAACTCGCTAAAAATGCGGCACTCGCTGTCTTATATGCGTCCATCGGGATTATTATTTATGTGGCGATAAGATTTGAACTATTCTTTGCCATAACGGCGATTATCGCCTTGCTCCATGATGCGTTTTTCATGATTGTATTATTTGGAGTGACACAACTCGAGTTCGATGTGACCATCATCGCTGCTATATTAACGATCGTTGGTTACTCGGTGAATGATACGATCGTAACGTTTGATCGAATAAGAGAGAACGTCAGGTTGAAGAAAAAAGTGAAATCCTTTAAGGAGTTAGCTAAGATTGTTAATGATAGTTTGCTTCAAACGATGGCTCGAAGCCTTAATACCGTGCTGACAGTTGTCTTTGCCGCGCTCATGCTGCTTATATTTGGAGCTTCTTCGATTACTAACTTTGCTTTCGCCCTTGTGATTGGGTTGATTGCCGGTACGTATTCTTCCCTGTTTCTCGCTGCACAGCTGTGGCTTGTATGGCGTGGTAAGAGTATTAAAGAAAAGCCGATTGATTTTTCTAAAAAGAAAAATACTGGCGGTCCACAAGTATAA
- a CDS encoding post-transcriptional regulator produces MEIVKRVSEWKVEVIPVLISKKEELQEMGYQKATTEEVWNCLQKKVWKKESEKRLHQVVQDILHLSTNQFVSYITVEAYQDEDLMASIQALSNEKESD; encoded by the coding sequence ATGGAAATAGTAAAGCGAGTGAGCGAGTGGAAAGTTGAAGTGATTCCCGTACTAATTAGTAAAAAAGAGGAACTTCAAGAAATGGGTTACCAAAAAGCGACTACAGAAGAGGTGTGGAATTGCTTACAGAAGAAGGTATGGAAAAAAGAGTCGGAAAAAAGGCTGCATCAAGTTGTTCAGGACATACTTCATCTTAGTACAAATCAATTTGTCAGCTATATAACCGTTGAAGCCTATCAAGATGAGGATTTAATGGCTTCTATTCAAGCATTGTCAAACGAAAAGGAGTCAGATTGA